The Candidatus Thermoplasmatota archaeon region AGGGCAGAACGGGGAGTGTCGCGGATGCGATGAAGGACACGGACCTGTGCATCGCGGCTTCAAAGCCCGGCCCCGGAACAATCAAGCCGGAATGGGTGTCCGCCATGGCCACGGACGCTGTAATCTTTCCAGAGGCCAATCCGGTTCCCGAGATATGGCCGTGGGAGGCGAAGGAGGCGGGAGCCGTCATCGTCGCAACGGGAAGATCGGACTTCCCGAACCAGGTCAACAACTCGCTCGGCTTCCCCGGGATATTCAGGGGAACGCTCGATGTCAACGCGAGTACCATCACGGATGAGATGTGCATAGCGGCCGCCTACGAGATCGCCAAGACCGCCGAGGACCACGGGATCCACAAGGAATACATAGTCCCGACGATGGACCAGTGGGAGGTCTTCCCGAGAGAGGCGACTGCCGTGGCGATGAAGGCGATTGAGCAAGGTGTCGCCCGGAAGAAGCTGTCGCGCCAGGAGATATTCGAGAAAGCGGAGTTCATGATAGGAAGGGCACGGAAGCAGACCGAGGCGATGATGGCGAACAAGGACTTCATCCCGCCCGCGCCCGTCTAGTTCAACGGAACATCGCGACGTGCGGTTCGCGTATCACCGGACTTACCTGCTGCTCCAGTTTCCTGAAGCTGTCCTCTATCTCCTTTGCCTGTTCGTACAAGGGCTCGAGGTCTATTTCGACCTCTGGTATCAACAGATCGGCTGCCTTGACGAGTTCTGCGGCGGCGTGGGCATCTGGATATTCTGGCCTCGCTTCGGCAAGGAGGCTCGCGACATTGA contains the following coding sequences:
- a CDS encoding malate dehydrogenase translates to EIIQFVKWIQPTFGAINLEDIEKPKCFNILNTLRDECEIPVWHDDQQGTATISVAGTINSMKIVGKKLDEVLISMVGAGAANIATSRVLITAGVPIKNIIMSDSKGILEPGRKDIEEKKDWFVDKWKMCLESNGEGRTGSVADAMKDTDLCIAASKPGPGTIKPEWVSAMATDAVIFPEANPVPEIWPWEAKEAGAVIVATGRSDFPNQVNNSLGFPGIFRGTLDVNASTITDEMCIAAAYEIAKTAEDHGIHKEYIVPTMDQWEVFPREATAVAMKAIEQGVARKKLSRQEIFEKAEFMIGRARKQTEAMMANKDFIPPAPV